TTTGAGGTATCCCCAGACAACATCAGGGTCATCAGTGTTATGCGGGAGGACTCCAAGAGACAGCAGGGAAGGCTGGAGGTGGGTATAGTGCTGGCTGAAGTgatggtgaggatgtgtgttgGTGGGTCTGGTCTATGTTGAGTCCGACTGTAGTGGGTGCAGCTGTGTTTGGTGTGGCTGTGTTGAGTCTGGTTTTGTTgggtctgtgtgttgtgtgtgaccATGTTGTTTGTGGCTATGttgggtgtggctgtgtttggtTTGGCTGTCTGGGCTGCCTGGTCTCCCTTGCTAGTAGCTCAACATGCAAGACTTGTTCTTAAAGGTTTGGGAGTTTCAACTAATTGTAGATCTAATGGAATTTGTCTGGATTTTCAAGGTCATTTTTATTACTCTTGTGATAGGGAATGATCTCACCATGAAAGGGCAGAATTAAACCAGTTTATGCTGTGATGCCTTgctgtggaagtatgtggacagcTGTGCtgtgcctaagctcctgggatGTAACAgtccacaagactgtccctttctGCTAGGTGCTAATGgagctaagagtgtgagtgatgtgtgcagGAGTGTGTGATGCTTTTTCTGGGCCATCCTGTGtgagattgccagcctggtatatagatagatagatagtggtagtttaacaaggactgtGACAAAATTGCCTATGAGAttcttactattcattatatatgaaaataattaccaaagagaacaaaatgtttaagaatataacTTAAATTTGTTTAGGCTGAAGTGGCCAGCGTTCCAACTACAAGCCTGAAtggtgagggggagaagggagcaaCTGGCGGGGAGGTGATTCCCTATGAGAAGCTGGTGCAGAGTCTGGAAAAGGCCATCAATAGATTCCAGGACGAATCGTGCAGCAACTGTGCCTCTCTCTTGGTAAAGTGAATCTCTGCTCTCTGTTCCTTTGTGATCTTATGTTATCTCTTCCTCCAGTGCCTTCTCTTAAGGCAGACACTGTTCTTTGTCCCTTTTCTAACTTgaatcacctctccctcctgtaACTCCTCTTGGTAAAATGGCACTGTTCTCTGCCCCTTTACTGCCTTGAATCATGTCCTCCTGCACTTTGTCAACAGCTGAATCATTAACAGAGGTAGTGTGTTCCTCCAGtccccacctctcttcctcaggtGAGTGACCCCATCGAGCCACCACCCAAGGAAGCCCCTCCAAAAGccacagaggaggaaggcacTGTTGTCATTCCAGATGTCGAACCGTTCTacaagcagcaggagaaggaggtggcagAGAAGATCAAGGAGAGCCTGGCAGTGACAGAGTATGTCGAGCCATCCAGTATAttggtgctgagtggtgtgCCCAGCAGTGTGGTGCAGTACACAGTGTTTGAAATGCAGCCGTCTGTCACTGTACTGGGTAAAGAGGTGTGTCTGTAGTTGTAGTATACAGGACCTGAGCTACACATCTCTGGTTCTGTCTCCatctttattcatccatcagtTTATGTACATTTCTTGCCACCATCACCTTTGTTTGTCTACTTGTGGTATACAGGGGCTGGGCTACACTCCTTATCCCATCTCTGTATTCATTCAgtccttgtgtgtgtctttgtatgtgtgtgtgtgtgtgtgtgtgtgtgtgtgtgtgtgtgtgtgtgtgtgtgtgtgtgtgtgtgtgtgtgtgtgtgtgtgtgtaataaaccTTCAGGCCTTTTTGTTTCTCATGAAAGGACTCAAAGATCCAccaataattattctctctctctctctctctctctctctctctctctctctctctctctctctctctctctctctctctctctctctctctctctctctcatcctctcctcagGGTGCACCCATCAGTGACCTGGGCCACAAGAGTGATCCCTGGCAGGTCACGGCTAGTTTGTCAGGAGCTCCGCCAGGTGCCATCCTCATTGGCACCACCACAGTTCCCTACAGGAACAGCACTGCCACCTTTACCGACCTGTCTGTCAGCAAGCCCGGGGAAGGGTACAACCTCtctttcaccatcaccttccccAGCTATGCTCCAGTCCTCACTGCCACCCTGGTGGAGACCTTCAGGTAGGTACAagtcttttttatgtaagagggggactggtcaagggcaacaaaaagtgcaaaaaaaagcccaatgagaGTGCCAGCccctaaagagaggtcaaaagGACCATccaaaggataagtgtctggtgtaagaacagaagaataagaaaataagtgaagctgtaagaagccatcaggcctatacatggcagtccctgtacaaaacatgcctacctatttccacctatcatcctcattcttaAACCTGTGTAATCTTATTTTAAAGCTCACAAAAGAATCAGAATTAACAGCctcattactgagtccattctattcatccaccactctatttaagaaccaattccttcctatctcttaaaTTTAACTTAATCAGGGTACATTAATGGAAGTCTCTAGGGATTAGGCCTAGACTGAAAACCTCAAGTCTGACATgccaaaaaggagagaaaaggatctCAGTATTTACTATTTGCTATTGGAGTCACATAAGTGATCTAATAGCTGGTCATCTTTTGGTCTCCCCTCAGTGCATAAGTGATTTCTTCTTTTTGCCTTCCCTCAGCTCAACACAGATGAGTGCAGCAATGGTCCTGCAGCAGCCCAGCATAGTGCAGGCCAGACAGCCCATCGCCATCACTGTTCAATTTGTTGACGAGGATTCTGGCTTGGTGCTGGATGGCCAGGCCTTCAaggtgaggagacagacaggcatgatTGCCTTAAATGTTGCATATAAAGAGTAACAAAACAGTATAATCTTTGTTAACATGATGtgttcagtttgttgacaaggACTCTGGCTTGGTGCTGGATGACAAGTCTTTCAaggtgaggagacagacaggatttttttttatttatttatttgattttttttttaagtaataaaactatcatttctattattgttatcatgaggtgttcagtttgttgacaaagATTCTGGGTTGTAGTTTGATGGCAAGGCATTGAAGGTGAGGAAATGGACAGAAATCAAGGTAAATTTTTTTGGATAGAGTAATATAACAATATTCATTCTGTTATCAAGAGGTGTTCAGTTTATTGACAAGGACTCTGGCCCAGTACCTGGATGACAAGACTTTAAATGTAGGGTAGACAGGAATTATCAAatcaagtttattttttgcatatatGTATGGAGTAATAAAGCAGTATTATTTATGTTATCATGATACATTCATTCagtttgtttacaaaaattctgGCTTAATGTTTGATGGTGAGGCTTTCAAGGTGAGGAGATGGACAGAAATTACCAAGTTAATTAAGGGACTGTAATCCACATTTTTGaatgaaaatgtatgcaaaaaaacaaaattgggCTGTGCACGCTGAAAAATCATCCAGCACTTTGGCAACAATCTGCCAAAGTTTGAGCTGTGTGTCTGGGGTGTGACTTGTTTACAATCAGGCTTTAGATTACACCTTGTGGTACTCCTTATGTTTTGCTATTTTTCATGTactgtatctgttttttttttgtgtgtgcatgatttttTAAGACTTTCTTCAGATGTGTGGCATGTTATCCTTaagtggtgggaggggagggagtggggcaGTAGTTACTTGATAATGAGTCAGTACTCAGTTGGCCTAAGGTGAGGACAGGGCATGTGTGTACTGCCACGCTGGTGTCAGACCACCCACACAACTCATAAAATTTATGAGAGAAATTGTGTTATTATCTTCTGTGAAGACTATGACAGAATGCCATGACCCAGGAAATACATACTTCTGTGACTTGgccagctaccaccaccacataccttCAGTATGCTTAGTGCATTACAGGCCTTGctgtgagtaaaaaaaaaaattgtaatagaAAAAAGTAGATCAGCTGTTTTCAAACCTGACAGTGGTGATGTGATGAATTGTGATGTATCATTTGATGCATCATCTGACGTcagatgaaaagatgatgagaTGCCTCAAAGGCATGACCTGCAATGAACACCTGCATTCATGAGTGTGGAGAATTGTTCCAAGTATTGGAATACTTCAGACAGGACAGTGAACTTCCCAATTGTGACGGGCGTCTGCAATTACAATGTAGGCTGCTTGTCAAGTGGCTTCACAGACACTCTTGGAGCTGAGTTTATCATTACACTGGAGGAGTACCTGAAGGCCAGAGATGCAGCCATGGACACACACTCAGACTATCTTGGTACTGAGTTTGTCACTACACTGGAGGAGTACCTGAAGGCCAGAGATGCAGCCATGGACACACCCTGCAGGGGGAAGCAGAGGAACACCCCAATTCACACAGATATGGAGTGTGTTGCAGGGGTTGATTGATGATGCAATAAATCACACTTCTCAAATGTAAGCCTTTCTTCTTTAAAGTGATACTTCATCATTAGTTTTATGtgctatttacttttttcgttGTGTATGTCTGCATTGCTCACAGATTTTAtgtaaagatttttatttatttcattaagaTATATTTTTCATATGCATAAGTACACATTTTCTAAGTTACGTTGAAAGTCACACACTAATATATATCTTTTCCCTACTATAAAAACATCTTTGTGTAGAATGTGCATAAAATTGATTTAGCAGTAATTACTTTTGTCACTGATAATTTTTAGATAATAATGAGTTGATTTAGTTTTAAGGAGTTATGAGTTAAAAATTGTATAGATATAGAAATTTATatattaacttttcttcctcttatttttttatctatcatcCTACAATTTGTACACACTTAAATAGGCATCATAGCTAccgtaagtaaaaataaatcatgTTTGTCGGTTAACAGTTtcaaaaaaccttaccaaaagcagACCACAGTCTTGTAAGTTTACATTTTGTTAAGCCAAACCTCCTGGGACCATATGCATTATCACTAAATTACTGCTTAAACATTAAATCATCGTTTTACATCCTCAATATGGTGGAACTTGCCACTTAAATTCTGAAAGATACCGTCTGAAGTCCTCAAGATGCATCATAAAAGATGGGTTCACCTAGGCTGCAATGCTACACTGGCTGTGCAATCCTATAGCCTGACGCTGGCGATGCGATGCTTGCCACCGTAAATGATGCTGTGCTGTCAGACAGTGCTTGCATCAATTGTCACATCACTCAGTAGCTCAGTGCATCTGCAGCATCATGGGAGACATTGCTCTGTGGTCTCTTGAGGAGGAACTACTGCTTCTAGCTgtggcaaagaaaaagaaattgagtGCATGAAATAAATCCAGCAAGACCAACATACAACCACGGGTATTTCTGTAGTTCTTCTATAAGTTGTTCCATAGCAAACAGTTTGCACCTTTTCTTCCTAGGGGAGCAACAAGCAGTAATGACTGGAAGCTACACAGCTTTGCATCATACGCATCGTATAGCTAGTGTAGCATCACAGCCAGTGTGAACCTGCCTTTAAGATTGCATCCTATCAGCAAGCAAGGCTGTGCTAGATTAACTCCACTGACActgccagcagcagcaacagacttTTCATGACAAGAAGGAAGTCCTGAATGAGTTGGATGACTGAGCTGAAGACATATCGGCTGGTCTGTACTGGGATCATTGTGATTGATTTTGTGTGGGAAATACTGAAGAGACCAATTTCAAGAAATAAGGCTCTCTCCCCTGAGATGCAAGTGTCCATCACTCTGTGGTACTTCACAACAGGCAAGATGCAACACATCAGTGTGGATGACTTGGGGCCCTCACAGCAGACCACCAGCAGGGTCATCAGTAACACAGTGATGCATGCACCACCTTGGTGTGCAGTCAAAGTTGGCACCACCTGATTGTTGTTTTGACAAAATGACAACAGTGGTAAATAAATACCTTCAATAATTAAGCTTAAACTAGTCAGATTATTGTTGAGAACCATTAAatgaatatatttgttttattatacatATCATTTTTACTCGTTATCAGCCGTTTCATGCAAGATTCATCAAAAAGCACTACATGTCTGCTTATGTCAGCCGGTAGTGGTGTTAGCACCTTAAGAAAGTAACTCAACAGAGTCCCCTGCTAGGACAGTCACTTAGCACTCAAGTCCCATAATTCAAGTTCCCTTACTAGCTAGGATGTAACCATAGCAGAGTTTTATAAGTATGGTTGCTAGGGTGTTGtagggtggtccacaagactgttCCTTCCCACCAGAGACTGATGGgcctaagagtgtgagtgatgtgtatgtgagtgagtggtgcttttgtctgggattggtggcctggtatatagataaatagatagatgaaggaagTAAAATTATACCTCATCTGTTATCCTTCCATAAGAAAGGGCAGGAGTTGAGAGAAATTGCATctgtactgtattttctttcctgagcctcttctctctcctcctcagggCCAGACATTTGTGGGTGAACTGCTGGCAAAGACTGCTGAGGGACACTGAGGTTATTCAGAGGTATGCCaagtgagaaacagaagagaatattacaaggaggaggtagtagacaTCTGCTGAAatgattactcccagtgaagtctaaagcactggatcagggagtgctgtgaacttatcattaaatccagctatGATCTCACTGAACAGTTCTCTTTGTGTCTTCCTATACAAGGTggaagtcacagcctgccctttaaagacaactctcttccttcacacaaaactacaagcacctaattacacatacacccttcactcaaaattcaaaattatcatgacaactcctacaccagccttgaagtccccatctggggaggggaccacaaacgTCCTCAGgtcgaactgctcttctggtattgaccctaagtgtcttgacatccccctcaattttttcttcattaacttctgcatcattcgcagtcttagatctaattttcaatctgtaaaacaccatctctcctctactaaacctcattttcttttcctcactgaaacacaggtgtctgaggcaactgacattaaCCCCATTTCTATTCTctcatactttctctatcctcattttcactccaaagctggatgttgcatttatgtgtgcaacaacttaacctgctcttgtgcccacactaTTGAattttccaagttttccaccatctgcctaTGAcaagagtcactctcaaactaaatttatctgtgctgtatacctctcacctcactcctctgactataagaaattctttgactacttccaaagtggagcacattttgagtctcttcccttttgcagagatctccattctcggagacttcaatgttcaccaccaactttggctttcctctcccttcctggtgaactagcctttaactttgccatcctccacaacctagagcaattggtgcaacactctactcatAATCGTAACTGTCTTGGAGAtgcacccaacattcttgaccttttcataacctctaatccttctgcttatgctgtcaccctcttctctgttgggctcctcccatcacaatctcatatttgtagcTTGTCCcatcgctccaatctctcctcagcatTCCATAAGCAgaagtgcctctggcattttacccctgctagttgggggaaccagagaaggtattttgctgatttttcttggaatgactactgcttctgtgtcagagactcatctctgtgtgctgattgcataacagaggtggtagtgtctggcatggaggcgtatattcctcactcttttcttgaactaaaccttccaaaccttggtttaacacaacctgttctcatgctatatatgatagagaggtggcccacaaaaggttcttgagccttccatcatcaaaATCTCATAGGCTTTATATTTTTTGCCTGGAACCATGGTAAGTCTGTTctacaactagccaaaaactcattcattaatagaaagtgtccaaatctttcaatatttaactcccctcatgacttctggcatctagccaaaaacatctccaataactttgcttcttcttctttccctcctttatttcaaccagatggcaccattgctatcacatctatctctaaagctgaactcttagctcaaaccttagctaaaaacactaccttggacaattcagggcttgttcctccctctcctccatcctctgactacttcatgctacctattaaaattctttgcaattatgttttccatgcccttgctggcctaaaccctcggaaggcttatggacctgatggggtccctcctattgttctccgaaattgtgcctccatgcttgcaccttgcctagtcaaactctttcagttctgtctgtcaacatctgccttttcttcttgctggaagtttgcctacatgcagcctgttcctaaaaatagtgactgttctaatccctcaaactaccgtcctattgctttaatttcctacatatctaaagtttttgaatctattctcaacaggatgattctttaaacatctatcacttaacaacctttatctgatcaccagtacagGGTTCcatcaaagccgctctactggtgatcttttggttttccttactgcgacttggtcatcctttttttaaAGATCTTGGtgagacttttgctgttgctttagacatatcacaagcttttgatagagtctggcacaacgctttgatttccagactaccctccaacagcttctatccttctctctgtaacttaatctcaagtttcctttctgaccgttctattgctgctgtggtagacagtcattgttcttctcttaaatctattaacagtggtgttcctcagggtcctgtcctgtcaccctctctctcttcttattattc
The Scylla paramamosain isolate STU-SP2022 unplaced genomic scaffold, ASM3559412v1 Contig11, whole genome shotgun sequence genome window above contains:
- the LOC135097070 gene encoding fibrocystin-like, which encodes MQPSVTVLGKEGAPISDLGHKSDPWQVTASLSGAPPGAILIGTTTVPYRNSTATFTDLSVSKPGEGYNLSFTITFPSYAPVLTATLVETFSSTQMSAAMVLQQPSIVQARQPIAITVQFVDEDSGLVLDGQAFKGQTFVGELLAKTAEGH